One genomic region from Danio aesculapii chromosome 24, fDanAes4.1, whole genome shotgun sequence encodes:
- the LOC130218910 gene encoding uncharacterized protein LOC130218910, with the protein MSSIRVSAEDLSCPVCCELFRDAVILSCSHSVCKECLQEFWRSTDSQKCPVCRRSSSNTPTGNLALKNLCESFLEQRNESCSSGSEQICSLHQEILKLLCLEDKQPLCLMCRDSQKHPSHTFRPLTEDDPSFKYKTDLIQKSILIEDGNPARYRLQTTTADRSDQAESYRKMDFGQMDKNKPHTTILLVGETGTGKTKLINTMINYILCVQREDKVWFEITDDQSNETSAHSQTSSITVYGVYLQESPMDLTIIDTPGYGDTRAELDEQIAESFFSLSKSEDGIHAIDAVCLVINANQNRLSDRQIYIFDAIQSLFGRDITENIVLLFTHSNGAPPRNALKAVKEAQIKCAVNEQKNQPVFFLFDNCQSDAHDEEYEMIQEQSWNQSFRGMTGLFKFLKTLKPKSLKMTRDVLQQRNQLEAKISNLKSLVQVMKLKQNELKQTQEALGKNKCYVQSNKNFEYEVEVSYKEKVDIDRSVDEAAMCCTVCEENCHYPGCWWTSDVSQCSVMRKNHCTVCTNKCHYSKHIKAPKIYVTKTKKEKRTNEDLKKKCDEKIKTNESAIKKLEEELQELEKEKIKSVFEAFHCVDILQFIALNTDSLNTLQHVDFLIEKLKEIEEPERVKTLEDIKRRAEGKYRALRFIKRC; encoded by the exons ATGTCTTCAATACGTGTGTCTGCAGAAGATCTGTCTTGTCCCGTGTGCTGTGAGCTCTTCAGAGATGCGGTTATTTTATCATGCAGTCACAGTGTGTGTAAAGAGTGTCTTCAGGAGTTCTGGAGAAGCACAGACTCTCAGAAGTGTCCCGTCTGCAGGAGATCATCCTCAAACACTCCTACAGGTAATCTTGCATTGAAAAACCTGTGTGAATCATTCCTAGAGCAGAGAAACGAGAGCTGTTCATCAGGATCTGAGCAGATCTGCAGTTTACACCAAGAGATACTCAAACTCTTGTGTCTGGAGGACAAACAGCCGCTGTGTTTAATGTGCAGAGACTCACAGAAACACCCCAGTCACACATTCAGACCCCTCACTGAAGATGATCCTTCATTTAAG TACAAAACTGATCTCATCCAAAAAAGCATCTTAATTGAAGATGGAAATCCTGCTCGATACAGACTGCAAACAACAACAGCAGACAGGTCAGATCAGGCTGAATCATACAGAAAAATGGACTTTGGACAAATGGACAAAAACAAACCCCATACAACAATCCTGCTGGTTGGAGAAACAGGAACAGGGAAAACAAAACTCATCAACACTATGATCAACTACattttgtgtgttcagagagAAGACAAGGTTTGGTTTGAGATCACAGATGATCAGAGTAATGAAACATCAGCTCACAGTCAGACCTCCAGCATCACTGTTTATGGGGTTTATCTACAAGAGAGTCCGATGGATTTAACAATCATTGATACACCAGGATATGGAGACACTCGTGCTGAACTTGATGAACAGATCGCTGAGAGTTTTTTTAGTTTAAGTAAATCTGAAGATGGGATTCATGCAATAGATGCAGTGTGTCTGGTGATTAATGCAAACCAGAatcgcctctctgacagacaaaTCTACATATTTGATGCTATTCAGTCTTTATTTGGAAGAGATATCACTGAAAACATTGTCCTGCTCTTCACACACTCAAATGGAGCTCCTCCTAGAAATGCCCTGAAGGCTGTTAAAGAGGCTCAGATCAAGTGTGCAGTGAATGAACAGAAGAATCAGCCTGTGTTTTTCCTGTTCGACAACTGTCAGTCAGACGCTCATGATGAAGAATATGAGATGATACAGGAGCAATCATGGAATCAGAGTTTCAGAGGAATGACAGGATTGTTCaagtttcttaaaacattaaaaccaaaatctctgaagatgACACGAGATGTTTTACAACAACGAAATCAGCTGGAAGCAAAAATCTCCAATTTAAAATCACTCGTTCAGGTGATGAAACTAAagcaaaatgagctgaaacaaactCAAGAGGCTCTGGGGAAAAACAAGTGTTATGTTCAGAGCAATAAAAACTTTGAGTATGAAGTTGAAGTGTCCTATAAAGAAAAGGTTGATATTGATCGATCTGTAGATGAAGCGGCGATGTGCTGCACCGTCTGTGAGGAGAACTGTCATTATCCTGGATGCTGGTGGACCAGTGATGTCTCTCAGTGTAGTGTGATGAGAAAGAATCACTGTACAGTGTGCACTAATAAATGCCACTACAGCAAACACATCAAAGCACCTAAAATATATGTGACAAAGACAAAGAAGGAGAAGAGGACGAATGAAGACTTAAAGAAGAAATGTGATGAGAAAATCAAGACCAATGAGTCTGCAATCAAGAAACTGGAAGAAGAACTGCAGGAGTTAGAGAAGGAGAAGATAAAGAGTGTGTTTGAGGCATTTCACTGTGTGGATATTCTGCAGTTTATTGCTCTCAACACTGATTCACTGAACACACTTCAACATGTGGATTTTCTGATTGAGAAGCTGAAGGAAATAGAGGAGCCTGAAAGGGTCAAAACACTGGAAGACATCAAGAGGAGAGCCGAAGGAAAATACAGAGCCCTGAGATTCATAAAAAgatgttaa